Proteins from a single region of Ziziphus jujuba cultivar Dongzao chromosome 1, ASM3175591v1:
- the LOC107420305 gene encoding uncharacterized protein LOC107420305 — protein MDVVQKEGQEGPQRDNKGKVKNRTLCAKSASFSIHLCKMNQQNQGSGSQSPADPPVKRKRGRPRKDENLVQWEGMPAPDSLKKNKQNANTGDEDEMVGQLVSGVIEGSFDAGYLLNVKVGNTDTELRGVVFLPGRFTPITAANDVAPNAKMYKRKEIHVPNLNQKSPLYDAVHPEQINKQPTEQKNKVPTLAEQTQSSNSQSGIPVIVENQSSMVMVPLADSSVKDDPGLSFGGKVVPLQISDPGLDGQPTSIKHDKALEQDGMLHEVEVCTVTKGPNYLELNKESKAEAASEPVLDKLPGIETINKESQIQHQVISSDDKSGMVNEVKSPNLELNQTPVVAKPDSIYSELPSGKPVENVTEKQASTDENIAQDIQSGDAIKISNGEGMPVMFEGDTVPSESKLESEGSVHPGHTAGLGSYSPANSSRPAMLFEGEAVPSESKLASEESVLPGHDTGLVSFSAPNLSQPAMIFEGEGIPSESKLASDGPIVPGLIQPQICSSSGAIGNMKCDINDAIPPSQS, from the coding sequence TGCTAAATCTGCCTCCTTTTCCATCCATTTGTGCAAGATGAACCAACAGAATCAAGGATCAGGCTCTCAATCACCTGCAGACCCTCCTGTGAAGCGAAAACGTGGACGTCCACGCAAGGATGAGAATTTGGTTCAGTGGGAGGGCATGCCTGCGCCTGATAGTTTGAAGAAAAACAAGCAAAATGCTAATactggtgatgaagatgaaatgGTTGGTCAATTGGTTTCAGGTGTAATTGAAGGttcatttgatgctggatatCTTCTTAATGTGAAGGTAGGCAATACTGACACCGAGCTGAGGGGTGTCGTATTTCTACCAGGGCGGTTCACTCCAATTACTGCAGCAAATGATGTTGCTCCAAATGCAAAGATGTAcaaaagaaaagagattcaTGTCCCAAATCTTAACCAGAAATCTCCACTTTATGATGCTGTTCACCcagaacaaattaataaacaacctaCTGAGCAGAAAAACAAAGTGCCTACACTTGCAGAGCAAACTCAATCTTCTAATTCTCAGTCTGGCATCCCAGTGATAGTAGAGAACCAATCTTCGATGGTTATGGTACCTTTGGCTGATAGTTCGGTAAAAGATGATCCAGGTCTTTCCTTTGGAGGAAAAGTTGTGCCTTTGCAAATTTCGGACCCTGGACTTGATGGTCAGCCCACCTCCATAAAGCATGATAAAGCTCTTGAACAGGATGGGATGTTGCATGAAGTTGAAGTCTGCACGGTGACAAAAGGACCTAATTATTTAGAGTTAAACAAAGAATCAAAAGCGGAAGCAGCATCAGAACCAGTTCTTGACAAATTGCCAGGCATTGAAACAATTAATAAGGAGTCTCAAATTCAACATCAAGTTATAAGTTCTGACGATAAGAGTGGAATGGTTAATGAGGTGAAGAGTCCAAACCTTGAACTCAACCAAACTCCTGTAGTTGCTAAACCTGATTCCATATATTCTGAACTTCCTAGTGGTAAACCAGTCGAAAATGTCACAGAAAAACAAGCTTCAACAGATGAAAATATAGCTCAAGATATACAATCAGGTGATGCTATTAAGATTTCAAATGGAGAGGGTATGCCTGTGATGTTTGAGGGAGATACTGTTCCTTCCGAATCCAAGCTTGAATCTGAAGGATCTGTACATCCTGGACACACTGCCGGGTTAGGCTCATACTCTCCAGCAAATTCCAGCCGACCAGCTATGCTATTTGAGGGAGAGGCCGTTCCATCTGAATCCAAACTAGCATCTGAAGAATCTGTTCTTCCAGGACATGATACTGGGTTAGTTTCATTCTCGGCACCAAATCTCAGCCAACCAGCAATGATATTTGAAGGAGAAGGCATCCCATCCGAATCCAAGCTTGCATCTGATGGACCTATCGTTCCAGGACTGATTCAACCCCAGATCTGCAGTTCTTCTGGTGCCATTGGCAACATGAAATGTGATATCAATGATGCCATTCCACCTTCACAATCTTAG
- the LOC107419764 gene encoding mediator of RNA polymerase II transcription subunit 21 has translation MDIISQLQEQVNTIAALAFNTFGTLQRDAPPVRLSPNYPEPPAVPSEDAAKFAEQPKLMSAALVKAAKQFDALVAALPLSDGGEEAQLKRIAELQAENDSVGQELQRQLEAAEKELRQVQELFSQAADNCLNLKKPD, from the exons ATGGACATAATATCCCAATTACAAGAACAAGTCAATACAATTGCTGCTCTTGCCTTCAATACATTTGGGACACTACAAAGGGATGCCCCTCCTGTCCGGCTCTCTCCAAATTACCCGGAGCCACCTGCGGTTCCCTCAGAAGATGCAGCAAAGTTTGCAGAACAGCCCAAGCTCATGAGTGCTGCTCTGGTGAAGGCTGCTAAGCAG TTTGATGCATTAGTAGCAGCACTTCCATTATCTGATGGAGGTGAAGAAGCACAGCTGAAAAGGATTGCGGAATTGCAG GCTGAAAATGATTCTGTGGGCCAAGAACTTCAGAGGCAACTTGAAGctgcag AGAAGGAATTGAGACAGGTCCAGGAATTGTTCAGCCAAGCAGCAGATAATTGCCTCAACTTGAAGAAACCAGACTGA
- the LOC107420839 gene encoding polyadenylate-binding protein RBP45, producing MMQPGVGMAPQGMGQQAQQYPQQPPQQPYMMMQPPPPQAAQAPPMWPPQPQMAPPPPQSSQQIQQAQPTQTSGSEEVRTLWIGDLQYWMEENYLCSCFAHTGEVVSAKVIRNKQTGQSDGYGFIEFVSRAAAERVLQTYNGTPMPNGAQNFRLNWASAGEKRSDDSPDYTIFVGDLASDVTDYMLQETFRARFSSVKGAKVVIDRLTGRTKGYGFVRFGDETEQLRAMTEMNGVLCSTRPMRIGPAANKNAVGGQQQYSKASYQNTQGAQNESDPNNTTIFVGNLDSNVTDDHLRQVFSQYGELVHVKIPAGKRCGFVQFADRSCAEEALRILNGTQLGGQNIRLSWGRSPSNKQPQADPNQWNAGGYYGYAPGHENYGYAPVSQDPNMYYGGYPGYGNYQQQPQQQQQMGYS from the exons ATGATGCAACCTGGAGTAGGTATGGCTCCGCAAGGAATGGGCCAGCAGGCCCAGCAATATCCTCAGCAACCACCCCAACAGCCTTACATGATGATGCAACCGCCGCCGCCTCAGGCTGCCCAGGCGCCGCCCATGTGGCCCCCACAGCCCCAGATGGCACCGCCTCCGCCGCAGTCTTCTCAGCAAATCCAGCAGGCTCAGCCCACGCAGACATCTGGCTCCGAGGAGGTCCGGACGCTCTGGATCGGCGACTTGCAGTACTGGATGGAGGAGAACTATCTCTGTAGTTGCTTCGCTCACACCGGCGAG GTTGTTTCTGCAAAGGTCATCAGGAATAAGCAAACTGGTCAATCAGATGGTTATGGCTTTATAGAATTTGTTAGTCGTGCCGCTGCAGAAAGAGTACTTCAAACATATAATGGTACTCCTATGCCAAATGGTGCTCAGAATTTCAGATTGAACTGGGCATCTGCAGGAGAGAAGCGTTCTGATGATTCTCCTGATTATACAATATTTGTGGGAGATTTAGCTTCTGATGTTACAGATTACATGCTACAAGAAACTTTTAGGGCACGCTTTTCTTCAGTTAAGGGTGCGAAGGTTGTGATTGACAGGCTTACTGGGCGTACAAAGGGTTATGGGTTTGTTAGGTTTGGAGATGAGACTGAACAACTTCGTGCCATGACTGAGATGAATGGAGTCCTTTGTTCAACAAGACCTATGAGAATTGGGCCAGCTGCGAACAAGAATGCTGTTGGTGGTCAGCAGCAATATTCAAAAG CTTCATACCAGAACACACAAGGGGCTCAAAATGAGAGCGATCCAAATAATACAACT ATATTTGTTGGAAATTTGGATTCTAATGTGACGGATGACCACTTGAGGcaagttttctctcaatatggTGAATTAGTGCATGTGAAGATACCAGCTGGCAAGAGATGTGGGTTTGTTCAGTTTGCTGACAG AAGCTGTGCGGAAGAAGCTTTACGGATATTAAATGGAACCCAATTGGGAGGCCAAAATATTCGACTTTCTTGGGGCCGCAGCCCTTCAAATAAACAG CCACAAGCAGATCCCAACCAGTGGAATGCTGGTGGTTACTATGGATATGCACCTGGACATGAAAACTATGGATATGCCCCGGTTTCCCAAGATCCTAATATGTACTATGGTGGATATCCTGGGTACGGAAATTACCAGCAGCAGCCACAACAGCAGCAGCAAATGGGATATAGTTGA
- the LOC107419599 gene encoding uncharacterized protein LOC107419599, with amino-acid sequence MDFHLKNLFDRFHEQFGSGPGLGPGSGTCLMKVEGIPPNFIKSMFKASAALYRTDPWKRLRPGHLFGIRVGKDSDWMGKKQPFPCVQFIGGDGGDLGFNMFRSENDAKRMTGSRETIRVPNVELLRVTYEPESLMFLSNKKMIKSLSLEASGTDHFPVIDVARCTSSGSLQFRNPTLEELRFVYAFMKAIALVHPLLQVDKEGGPKWSRLVYFDPFIETVDIQWPPEMARGNDLVAVTVSHPPGQAYEEKASSTPGSTPTKFVELPKEETFADIYSNGSLRQCAVCEKEVQSEQALCCGRCRAVVYCNSVCQKQHWKETHKSMCGLYKAMMEREEELAMKIFMFPCTADQHCKWLEALGIHQKGMWRRKCSCYSHCPFGLLPVKGGLWDSWGGLDDEEYPRDSPFHHHLMDGMSSPILLSCWSEYYNLRSLPLSSPVADILSHPLTVYYILTALSISSKNLVLKGKEVIVHYLGPEGELDWMPAFAEVGHLLNGLGNIQIIMVGPEVPTNLSGTTSGIGSRVRVNLVRGVYQEEATYLPSPHLIVALNCGLDSHASWGGALNLIKSMGIPAFFTDQAEISCANAKQVLRSSGLHITHPVTPNPFRSPVKNHGLSNNLPAYSNGFVLGVNT; translated from the coding sequence ATGGATTTTCATTTGAAAAACCTGTTTGATAGATTCCATGAACAATTTGGGTCTGGTCCTGGACTTGGTCCTGGATCCGGGACATGCCTTATGAAGGTAGAAGGCATTCCTCCTAACTTTATTAAGTCTATGTTTAAAGCTTCAGCTGCTTTATATAGGACTGATCCATGGAAACGATTACGACCTGGACATCTTTTTGGTATTCGGGTCGGGAAGGATTCAGATTGGATGGGCAAGAAACAGCCTTTCCCATGCGTCCAATTCATTGGAGGGGATGGTGGGGATCTTGGTTTTAACATGTTTCGGTCTGAAAATGATGCTAAGAGAATGACCGGGTCGAGAGAGACAATTCGAGTTCCAAATGTGGAGCTTCTAAGGGTTACTTATGAACCCGAGTCATTGATGTTCctctcaaataaaaaaatgatcaaatccTTGTCTCTGGAAGCATCAGGGACAGATCATTTTCCCGTTATCGATGTTGCCCGTTGCACATCATCTGGAAGCCTTCAGTTTAGGAATCCAACCCTTGAAGAGCTTAGGTTTGTGTATGCCTTTATGAAAGCCATAGCCCTGGTGCACCCACTTCTTCAAGTAGACAAAGAGGGTGGTCCAAAGTGGTCAAGGTTGGTGTACTTTGATCCATTCATTGAGACAGTTGATATTCAATGGCCCCCAGAAATGGCCAGAGGTAATGATCTTGTTGCAGTGACAGTGTCACACCCACCTGGTCAGGCATACGAAGAAAAGGCTAGTTCAACACCTGGCTCAACTCCAACCAAATTTGTAGAACTCCCTAAGGAGGAGACTTTTGCTGATATATACTCAAATGGCAGCTTGCGGCAGTGTGCAGTGTGTGAGAAAGAAGTTCAAAGTGAACAGGCTCTCTGTTGTGGACGGTGTCGAGCAGTGGTATACTGTAATTCTGTCTGCCAGAAGCAGCATTGGAAAGAAACACATAAAAGCATGTGTGGTCTTTACAAAGCTATGATGGAAAGGGAAGAAGAACTGGCAATGAAAATCTTCATGTTTCCCTGTACTGCTGACCAGCATTGTAAATGGCTTGAAGCATTGGGCATTCATCAAAAGGGCATGTGGAGAAGGAAATGCAGTTGCTATTCTCACTGCCCTTTTGGTCTTCTTCCTGTTAAAGGTGGATTGTGGGACTCTTGGGGTGGACTTGATGATGAAGAATATCCTCGTGACTCACCTTTTCACCATCATTTGATGGATGGTATGTCAAGCCCAATCCTTCTCTCTTGTTGGTCAGAGTACTATAATCTTCGGTCACTGCCATTATCAAGCCCCGTTGCTGATATTCTTTCGCACCCATTGACAGTATATTACATACTAACAGCTCTCAGCATCAGTTCAAAGAACCTTGTACTCAAAGGGAAGGAAGTGATTGTTCACTACCTGGGGCCAGAAGGGGAGTTGGATTGGATGCCAGCATTTGCAGAGGTTGGACATTTGCTAAATGGTTTGggtaatatacaaataataatgGTGGGACCTGAAGTTCCAACAAATTTGTCAGGGACAACTTCAGGAATAGGCAGCAGAGTAAGGGTGAATCTTGTAAGAGGTGTTTATCAGGAGGAAGCCACATACTTGCCTTCACCACATCTGATAGTTGCACTAAATTGCGGTTTGGATAGCCATGCAAGCTGGGGTGGAGCTCTTAATTTGATAAAGTCTATGGGAATTCCAGCCTTCTTCACAGATCAAGCGGAAATCTCGTGTGCAAATGCTAAGCAGGTCCTTCGGAGTTCTGGACTGCATATTACACATCCTGTAACACCAAATCCATTCCGCTCACCAGTGAAAAATCATGGACTATCCAACAATCTTCCTGCATATAGCAATGGTTTTGTACTTGGGGTAAATACATGA
- the LOC107419886 gene encoding 15.4 kDa class V heat shock protein, translating into MEFPVFHVSSYQYLLPSHLLYPYNIVPQNYIHWTETPESHIFSADLPGLRKEEIKLEVEDSKYLIIRTEAIDESTEPARSFRRKFRLPARIDVDGISAGYEDGVLTITVPRSIRRGGFFIDPADVPERLEVLARAA; encoded by the exons atgGAGTTCCCAGTATTCCATGTTTCTTCCTACCAATATCTCTTACCCTCCCATCTTCTTTATCCTTACAACATCGTCCCTCAAAACTACATTCACTGGACTGAAACCCCAGAATCTCACATTTTCTCAGCCGACCTTCCTG GTCTAAGAAAAGAGGAAATCAAACTGGAAGTTGAGGATTCAAAGTACCTCATAATTCGAACAGAGGCCATTGATGAGTCCACGGAGCCTGCTAGGAGCTTCAGGAGGAAGTTCAGGCTTCCGGCTAGGATCGATGTCGATGGGATTTCAGCTGGATATGAAGATGGAGTCCTCACAATCACAGTTCCAAGATCAATTAGGAGGGGAGGTTTCTTTATTGATCCAGCTGATGTACCTGAACGCCTTGAAGTTCTTGCAAGAGCTGCTTGA